The following is a genomic window from Candidatus Binatia bacterium.
GGCTCCGCTGTCAACGCCGACGAACCACTAGGCGGGAATCTACGCGGCCCGCCGAGTCCTGCTCTTCGACTGCGTCCGTGTTGGTGCTGCCTTCGTGGCCAGTTGGACCAGCAGCTTGAGGGCCGCGTTGACTGCCTTTGCGCTCCCGAAGTGCGGCCAAACTGCCGGGTCGATCACGACGGCATGCACGCTCTCGCCAGTCACCAGGTGCGCGTACTTTCCTCTACGGCCGCGGCGCAGCCTGGAAAAATCCACCTCTGGAATCTCGCGTAGAGACTCTCGGCTGGGTCCTTCGAACTTATTCCCCTTCTTCATAGGCTCTCCGTTCACGCCGCGTCGCACGGCACGCACTGATGATCCGCACTATCTCTCCGCCGGCACGCTCTGCGAAAACGACCAAAAGAAGATTCAACTGCTGGGACATACCGACAGAGAGCAGATCTCGCAATGCAGAAGCCTCCCATCCCATGCTTCGACATGCTTTTCAGCACTTCGCCGGAATTTCAGGTGCGAGTTCTTACCGCCGCAAGCGCTCGCGGTAGACGCGGCTGAGCGGCAGGACGTTCACCGCACCGGTGATGTCGTTGGTGTCGACGTAGACCTCGGTCTCGTACACGTCCCTCACCGTAGCGTAGGTGATGACTTCCGACGGCGGTCCCAACCGCACCAGGCGCCCCGCCTTCAGCAGTGCCACCCGGTCGCAGTACAGGGCCGCCAGGTTCAAGTCGTGCAACACCGTCGCCAAGGTCATGCCCTCTGACTGCAGGTCACGCAGGAGGTCGTAGATCTCGACCGCGTGGCGGATGTCGAGGAAGGCGGCCGGTTCGTCGAGCAAGAGCACCTCTGGCTGTTGCGCCAACGCCCGTGCCAGGATGACGCGCTGGCGCTCGCCGCCGCTCAACTCGTGAATGGAGCGGTGCGCCAGTTCCAGCGTGCCGGTGCGCCGCATCGCCGCTTCCGCCACTTCGACGTCACGGTCGCCTTCGAAGGCGAAGCCGCCGAGGTGCGGGGCTCGTCCCATGAGCACCACTTCCATCACCGAGAAGGGGAACTCGATCGTCGTGTCTTGTGGGACGACGGCCATCCGGCGCGCCAGCTCTGACCGGCGCACGTGCGCCAGCGGCTGGCCATGCCACTGCACCGATCCAGCCTGCGGCTGAAGGATGCCGCTCATGATCCGCAGCGTCGTCGATTTTCCCGAACCGTTGGGCCCGAGAATGCCCAGGATCTCTCCCTGTTTGAGATCGAAGGATACATCGTCGAGCGCCGCTGCCAGCCGGTAACGGAAAGTCACCTGGCGCAGCGCCACGATCGGGCCGGGTGGTTCAGTCAAGGGCCTTCCTGCCTGTGCGCTTGAGGAGATAGATGAAGAAGGGGGCGCCACACAACGCGGTGACCACGCCCACGGGAATCTCGGTCGATCCGAGAACCGTGCGCGCCAGCGTATCGGCCCATACCAGAAAGATGCCGCCGGCGATGAAGCTCGCCGGCAGGAGCAGCCGATGATCGGCACCCAAGGCCAGGCGCAGGAGATGCGGTACGATCAGACCGACGAAGCCGATCATGCCGCTCACCGACACGACCGCGCCTACCAGGAGTGACGACGCCAGGAACACGACGCGACGCGTGCGTTCCACATCGACACCCAGCTGCAGCGCCGCTTCTTCACCCAGGGCCAGCACGTTCATGTGGCGGGCCTGCAGCGTCAACCATACGGCCGCCGCCACCGCATACAGCGCGATCACCCCGACCAGCCGGTAATTCTGCGTCGCCAGGCTGCCCATCAACCAGAACAGAATGCCGTGCGCTTGATAGAAGTCCGCGAGCGAGTTGACGAACATGATCAGGGCTCCGGTGAAGGCGCTGACGACCACGCCGGTCAGCAACAGCGTGTACGGCTGCAGGCGGCCGCGGACGAGTGCCAGGCGGTAAATGAGGAGGGTTGCGATCAACGCGCCGAGGAACGATCCGAGCGGCCCGGCGGACAACGCCGCCAGCGGCTGCTGTCCGGCAAGTATGATGGCCACGATTCCGCCCAGGGCCGCGCCACCCGAGATGCCAAGGATGTGCGGCTCGGCCAATGGATTGCGCAGCAGTCCCTGCAGCGCCGCGCCGGCCACCGCCAGCGCGCCACCGACGACAGCGCCCAGCAGCACCCGGGGCAAGCGCGTGTCGAAGAGAATGACGAAATCCGGATTCGACGTGTCAGACCATTGCAATGCCCGTCCCACATCGATGTGCACCGGGCCGATGAGCGCCGCGGCGCAGACTGTAACCGCCAACCCGGCCCCGAGCAGGGCGTTGACCACAAGGAAGCGGCGGCGGGTCAGGTAAGGTGCGGCCTTCATTGAAACCGTTCCGGATGGATGGTGCGGGCGATCGTGTCGAGCGCGTCAGGCATGCGCGGGCCGGGCCGCAGAAGCTGATAGGAACGGTAGCCATACAAGCGCTGCTCGCGGACGGCAGGCAGTGACGGGAACTGTCTCCAGAAGTCGAGCGCATGAGCGTTCTCTTCCGTCCCCATCGTCGCATCGATAATGACTTCCGGGGCCCACGCGATCACCACCTCGATATTCAGATGCGGCCACGCCAGCCCGGTACCGCCGGCCACGTTGATCCCATGGGCCATCCGAATCAGTTCATCCTGAAACATGCCGCTGCCGACCGCCACCAGCGGCTTCTGCCCGACCGCCATCAGCACCCGTCGCTGCGGCGCGTCACGCAAGCGCTCTTGAATGGCATCCATGCGAGCGTCGATCTGCTCGATCAGGTGACGGCCGGCGGCGGGACGGCCGATGGCCTGGGCGATGGTGTCGATGCTCTCGCGCATCTGGCGCACGGTGTCCCCCTCGACAATGACGACTTTCAGTCCGAGGCTCTGTAACGTCTTCACCGGATCCTGGTTGCCCGGGCTGGGCACGCCGATGATCAGATCGGGCCGCAGCGCGACGATCTCTTCCACGTTCGGTGTCAGGAAGCTCCCGACGCGTTGGATCTTTGCCACCTCCGGCGGGTAATCACAGTACGTCGAGACGCCCACGACCGCATCGCCGGCACCGAGCGCAAAGAGGGTTTCCGTCACC
Proteins encoded in this region:
- a CDS encoding heme ABC transporter ATP-binding protein, with translation MTEPPGPIVALRQVTFRYRLAAALDDVSFDLKQGEILGILGPNGSGKSTTLRIMSGILQPQAGSVQWHGQPLAHVRRSELARRMAVVPQDTTIEFPFSVMEVVLMGRAPHLGGFAFEGDRDVEVAEAAMRRTGTLELAHRSIHELSGGERQRVILARALAQQPEVLLLDEPAAFLDIRHAVEIYDLLRDLQSEGMTLATVLHDLNLAALYCDRVALLKAGRLVRLGPPSEVITYATVRDVYETEVYVDTNDITGAVNVLPLSRVYRERLRR
- a CDS encoding iron ABC transporter permease; the encoded protein is MKAAPYLTRRRFLVVNALLGAGLAVTVCAAALIGPVHIDVGRALQWSDTSNPDFVILFDTRLPRVLLGAVVGGALAVAGAALQGLLRNPLAEPHILGISGGAALGGIVAIILAGQQPLAALSAGPLGSFLGALIATLLIYRLALVRGRLQPYTLLLTGVVVSAFTGALIMFVNSLADFYQAHGILFWLMGSLATQNYRLVGVIALYAVAAAVWLTLQARHMNVLALGEEAALQLGVDVERTRRVVFLASSLLVGAVVSVSGMIGFVGLIVPHLLRLALGADHRLLLPASFIAGGIFLVWADTLARTVLGSTEIPVGVVTALCGAPFFIYLLKRTGRKALD
- a CDS encoding cobalamin-binding protein, with translation MRERKSDSMIRRFCVCGRHASGITHHAFRFTFYALQLLAAASLQPIRVHAVEPQRIISLAPSVTETLFALGAGDAVVGVSTYCDYPPEVAKIQRVGSFLTPNVEEIVALRPDLIIGVPSPGNQDPVKTLQSLGLKVVIVEGDTVRQMRESIDTIAQAIGRPAAGRHLIEQIDARMDAIQERLRDAPQRRVLMAVGQKPLVAVGSGMFQDELIRMAHGINVAGGTGLAWPHLNIEVVIAWAPEVIIDATMGTEENAHALDFWRQFPSLPAVREQRLYGYRSYQLLRPGPRMPDALDTIARTIHPERFQ